GTctacttttaagattttctctttacAACAGCTTTTGGGTACTTCGGTTTTCATGTGTGTCAGTGctgttttcttcatgtttcttgtgatttttttcatgattgATTGGTTTATAGATTTTTGCCAAGGTTCATAATTATGCAGCCAATATTTCTTCGAATGTATTTATTTGTCCCTCCTCCTTTGAGCTCTTCAAAGATTATTCAAGAACATTaatgttcttgcattttctcaTATATCACTGATGTCCTTTGCATTTTAGAAATTTCCTTTCTACATTTCATTTTGGATAGTTTCTATTATGTATCCACCTTCACCAATCTTTTCTTGTGTGATGTCTAATCCACTTTTAATTGCATTCAGTATATTTTTCACTTgatattgtatttttcattttcagaaattcTTTTTGGATCTTTTTTCAGTATGTGTTATTCTTCAATTGATCTTTCTGAACAAATGGAATAGATGTTTAATAACTGCTTTTATGTCTTTGTCTACTTTTCTAACACCTGTGTCAATTCTTGACAGGTCAATTCATTCAGCATTATAGTTTATATTGTTCTGCTATTTGTTGTAGCCAGAAATCTTTGAGCTAACATCAGATATTGTGGATTTTATCTTGTTAGATGCTGGATAATTTTGTAGCTCTATGAAACAGTGCTCCCTGCCTCAGAATTTGGCTTGATAATAAAAATCTCTGGAGCAGGTATTGCTACTATTATGATTATCATCAATTCACCAGGGAAAACATACTTGGGTTTGGAAATCCTCCAGTCTTGGTTAGAAGGAAGCACTGATCTGGACCTCTGTCTCTAATAAAACCAGTGATACAGAAGAGTCTATTTCTGTTCCTTAATAAGTTAAACAAGTTTCTGTCAAACTAATGGCAACCTGATGAGTCCAGGAAGTCTGGGGATTATGCACACATTAGTTACTTCCATGTCAAAAGACTTATTTACCAAATGTCACATTCTTTTCACTTTAGGGTCAGGAAGCCAGATTCTTATTTAAACAATTTCAACCAGGTAAAGCAGCACTTTTTACAAATCTATCAAATTCTGTAATTtataaatttctataatttttcctAAAGACACAAAAGGTGGTAGGAAGCAGCTGGGGTTGGGGCATAGGCAAACCATTAGGAGATATGACCTAAAGGAAAATTTTCATTCTCATCCCTTTGGTTTCTATTACTTACACTCTTCCATCATTTCTTTCCACTGAGATCCTAGATGCTCCCACTCTGGGTCCAAATAGGTTGATCAAATTGTTATACCAAATAAATTTAACCTTCTGTAATTCCCCAACATCCACATCAGAGTCAATCTCATTGGAATGAGTAGAGCCTGGTTGAAGAGAGCCCCTGGAGTGTTAAGAAGATAATGGAAATTTACGTGAACATAGATAAATATGCACTAAATTAATCATACATGTAAGTATATACTCTTATGTATGATATATATCCACATAAATGTTTCTAAAACCAGCTTAAGATTCATCTATAGTTAAGTTGGTGGATAGAACATATGTCAATCTAATGTACAAAAAATTTCCTTGTGCATTTTAACTCAGGTAGGTTTTTGCCATCAGTAACTCGTATTACTTCTGTCATCTTTAATATAACTTCAAATATGTTTTAGTCACAATCTCTTCATAGTTTAATAAATGGCATCAATTCTATCATCTCTCTCCCCTTGTTTTTGTGGAGAATAATTGTTTATTATAAAGCAGATGTCAGACAAcaaacattaatggtttcctcaGGAAGTATCAGAGAAGAAATTTAGAAACACAATTCTGAAATATATTTAGGTACAAGTCTGAAAAAATACCTTTCTTTATTATATGTGGCAGTACTCTACTCACAcagggtaaagaaaaaaataagctcaATAACATACATTGTACATGCACAGTATTCCAACATTTAAGAAGTGTAGAGTAATGTTTCACTCACTTGAAAATCTCAAACTGCTTAGAGTTTCCTCCAGTACCaaacaaagaaactaatgcaTGTCCTGTAACCTTCTCTCCAGACAGTGTGATAGTTACCTGGTACCGCCAAACTGCACAGGTGGCAAATTTTGCAAAATGTTAGCTTTGAGAGAAGAGATACTGAAAACAGGTTAATTTCCATACCATTACTACAGACTTCTAAATGATTTATACATGATGTTGGTGATACTTCTAGCGAAGTAGTCATagatatttctttaaatgttcaGGGGACAAGCATTGGGAAGTAGGTGATATATAGAATCTTTTcaaaggtaatgatttttttttttttaggccaaAGGCAGAGAAACATATTCGGCTTAAAATTTTCCAACTTAAACATTTATTCTTGAATGTTCTAAGAATTTTATGTTAAAAGGTAATGGGAAAATAGTAGAGTGTGACTTGTTCATCAGGTTGCTTTACTTTTACTGCTCATAAATTTCAGTCCCATCTTTTTgtctaaatattttacatttattaaaaaattctataattcTATATTACATTGTCTCTTGAAATGTACTGATTTAGGTAACCAAAAGAAGGTTCCTTTGGTACTTGTCAATAGAAAACTACCAGTTTTTGTCATTTAGCTCAAGCCTGGAAAAATATGGGATTAGATAaattttatctttagtttttacAAGACTGTTAACAGAATCTACTGTTGAagcaattttcttcctttattacaCAGAAAAGAAACCTGGAGCCTGTCCTCAAGCCTCACCATTCCCACACCCTCTTACTCCCATTCTCCAAGAGTCTATAGTCCTAAATGTCTCTTGACTCTTTCACCTCCTTTCCATTCCCACCATCCCTGCCACCTCTCCCAGGGATTACTTTTCTACTTGTGCAAAACCTCAGGATTCTACTCAGTGAATCTGTTGACAAAGTACAAAGAGGGTAGAGCAAAGGAAGCCTTCTGAATTCATCACCAAAATTAAATGTGAAGAAGAAACTTATAATTATCTCACTAATAGGCTCCAATTCTGTTCAGCTACCCCAATTAGTTATCGTTATCTTGAGCATGGCATTGAGTATTTTCCCACATTGGGGAGGAGTGTTTAAAACTTTTGTATGGAAAAGCAATTTCATACATTATCAATGGTCATGATAAAATATGTAGTATTGAGAATTTAAAGTTGTGACTAGGGTTGTAGCTCACTGGTAACTCACTGATTTGTCATGTGTAAGACCTTGAGTTTGAtgcccagcaccagaaaaaaaaataataaagttaataaaGCAGAAACTTACGTGAAAAATTACTCTTATCACCAGTATTTAGATAAAATGTCTGACCCTCTGCTCTTGTTTTCCCAGGATATCTATCAGCATAATGACCCATCTGTGGGCATCCTTCACTTGCACAGGGGAAGCACTTGTTCTggtgaaaacaaagaaatgatgaatgagGTATTATCTCTTTCAATAGTGCATCATCTTCCCCCCTCATATTGTTACAACTCAAATATTCTAAAGCTAATTCTATTCCTGATGGTAAAAGGAGACTTTAGTAATGCCTTAGTGGAGGTTAACAACCCACCTCATTATTCACAAGGATAAATCTGTAATTTTACGGCTAGgtaacaaaataatataaaaactacAACATGAGagaatttgtatatatatagagagagaggtATAGGTATAGACAGACTCCTGTTTATTTACATAGATGTACATAGATACATATTTATGTGTCCTCTTTTGCCTCTTTAAGTTGCCCTGTTTGCTTCAGACATTCATCTTCCTGCATGGTGGATagaaagagagaacaagaggTGATTATCAGCTTTTGCTATGCAAAGTAGGATTCATTAGGAGGGTCACAAGCTCACAAGTCAGGTTTTTCTCAATTCCCTTAACCACTAGCATATCAAGGATTGCTGCCCACTTTTCAGAATCCTCCCCAGGAGAGAAAACAATCCAGGGGGCCATTAAGTATGAAACATGAGGCTGGTGTGTGGAGAAGAGAAAGCATATAGAAAATATCCTTTCTTCCTGGGCTAAGGGATTCTGATAAGAGGGGTTGAGAGGGAAGAATAGAGTTGAGAGGAACAATATCTCAACTCTCATTCTGGAGGGGAAGATTACTCCATAATAAAGGCATCTGATGGCCTTCTGAATCAACCAATGGCCCACATGATGGGCCTGGCAGTCTCCGAGTCAGTATCTGGCAAGGTAGAGGCATATTGAGCCAGCCAGTAAGAAATGGCTAAAAAGCTCTCTAAGGGCATTTCCAAACAAGAATAGACAAGCTCCAGACTTTATCTCTGAAGGTACAAAATGTGCTCATCCATAAGCCAGACAGGAATGCAATCCAAAGACCAAAGGGACCAAGAGCTCCCTGCACCAGTGAACCCACAAGTTATTGCCTCTGCAGAGCACACACTGACCAGATCACCACCAGGATGACCTGGACCAGTACCAGCTTAGAGAGAATCTTAGAAAAGCATCTAAAGGCAGAGAGATCTCAAGATTAAGGCATTTTTGTTACAAAAGTGTTGATTATTTTACTAAAAAGGACTGTTTATATAGTTGAATTAGACTGAACTGCTTAAAACCTAAAagatttttttgctgttgtttttttctttatggagagataaaaataaagttatacaaAAGAAAGAGGGGGGATATATTCACTTCTTACTGGATAATCAACCTGTATATTTACTCCTCTCCCAAAAAAAGCTAGCAATTGTTTAACACCGATTATTACACTTTTAGTTCTGGGCTCAGCAATTAACATATATCAGCTCATTAATTCCTTTTCTGCTACTAATACATAGCTGTGATTTATTATAAGTATGAAATTGCAAACATTCACTGAATGAAGTCACTACAGTGAACAACGACAATCATTAGAAGTGATCATTACAAAATACAAATGGAGGGGCTGGAGATAGAGTTCCGTGGTCCattgtgtgcttagcatgtagaaggccctgggttcaatacccagcactgcaaaaataaaataaaataattcaagtgGTAGTTGAAGTCTACTTACTGCAGAGAAAACACTGTAAGAGGAGCAAGAAAAACCAGCAAAGCCAGTAGGGTTGACAATGCTATCAATATAGTACTTGTAGCTTCTTAGGTGATTGCAGGCTGCGAAGTCACGAGTTCCTAGGAAATCAGGAATGATTACACATCAgcaacagattttatttttccaggTTAACTTTATGATGAGAATATAGGTTGAATAGTTTTCTCTAATTAGCATAAACTCATGAAGGTTACAGTACCAATGATTTGAGACACAACCACAATTTAAGCATTAGTTAAGATTATAACGGTCAATGCCattgttaaataaaatgaaataattacttgGGAAGGGAACTATTGTGCCATGTTAAGGCAACTTAGTAATAGACTCCCTGAATTAAGTCTTTGGAAAGTTGactaaaaatacaatttatttccTAAAGTTTCATCATGTCTACTTGTCCCAATAACAACCTATATCCAAGGGACGCAATTAAAGCTCCTTTGTTATATAAAATGTGAAACCTGTACAATTCCAAAGTATTCAGTAAGTTTAGCAGCCCAAAACACCAACTTTTCCCAGTGAAAATCTCCTTGTATACATGATGGTTTTACCTTCCCAGATTCCATCAATGTCAACAATCTGAGAGAGAATATTCTTCTGACATCCAGGCATCTCTAGTCCACCATTTGGAAAGAAATCTAGGTGACCTGAAATTTGGCTCATACCAAATcctgaagaattttaaaaacaatgaaaggtTTGTTACTGTACAGACTCAAGACCCTCTAAAACACTCTTAAATTGTAGACTCAAAATCCTTTAGGAGGACCAGTTGTGAACTCACCTAAATTAGGGATTATTGGGGCCGCATCTGTATGAATTACATCTACAAATTGAGCATCACTGGGGTCCAAGCGTATAAGCTCAGGTGTACCCTCAAAGCAAGGCTCAGCAGGATCCAACCCTAAAGCAAATACGATGTCATTAATGATGTCCTTGTTCACCCATAAGTCACCTGCCTTCATTAGTTACAGACTTGAGTGCAGGTGCTGGCTGCACCGTGAATTACACAAAGAGATAAATAAtttcttcctcactttatcaTTTTCTGAAGGGAAAGCTGGTTTTACTTTGCTGTTTGCTCAAAATTGAATTTTCCCAGTCCACAGAAGTTGCCTCTGCTCATTGTTGCTTAGCCCCTGGGAGAATCTTGGTCACTAGCAGCAGTTACCGGACAAGAGGTAGACCTTGAAAGACACTGGACTAAATGCTGCT
The sequence above is a segment of the Castor canadensis chromosome 7, mCasCan1.hap1v2, whole genome shotgun sequence genome. Coding sequences within it:
- the LOC109677033 gene encoding pancreatic triacylglycerol lipase; this translates as MLLLWILSLLLGAVAGKEVCYERLGCFSDDAPWAGIIERPLKILPWSPSDVNTRFLLYTNENQDNYQTITADASNIRSSNFQTNRMTRFIIHGFIDKGEENWLADMCKNLFKVESVNCICVDWKGGSRTGYTQASQNTRIVGAEVAYLVDFLQSQFEYSPSNVHLIGHSLGSHIAGEAGRRTEGAIGRITGLDPAEPCFEGTPELIRLDPSDAQFVDVIHTDAAPIIPNLGFGMSQISGHLDFFPNGGLEMPGCQKNILSQIVDIDGIWEGTRDFAACNHLRSYKYYIDSIVNPTGFAGFSCSSYSVFSANKCFPCASEGCPQMGHYADRYPGKTRAEGQTFYLNTGDKSNFSLWRYQVTITLSGEKVTGHALVSLFGTGGNSKQFEIFKGSLQPGSTHSNEIDSDVDVGELQKVKFIWYNNLINLFGPRVGASRISVERNDGRVFEFCSQETVKEEVLLTLTAC